AATTGGTCCATGTAAATATGTTCCTAATAAATTTTTATAATGAATGCCTTCTTTTTTATCTTCATCATTATTACCATAACCAAAAGTTACTTGACCAAGTGTCCCAAAGTTATGATATGTTCTACCACCGTGATTTTCAAAACCTACAATAGTTCCAAATGTATCACTTTCAATGACAATGTCACCTGTAAGGCGGCTTGTCTTTGACTCAGTATAGAAATCTAAAATACCTAACCCTTCTAATTCTGTACCATCAGGTGTAATATATTTTGTTCCTAAAAATTGGTAGCCACCACAAACTGTTAGTCCTGGCATACCATCTTCAATCGCTTCTTTAAGTGGTGCCTTAATTTTACTTAATTCTTTTGTAGCAAGCGCTTGTTCTCTATCACTTCCACCACCAATGAAGAAAATGTCACAATCATCAAATGTAATACCTTCTGTTTCATTAATTTCAACGACGTTAACTTTAATATTACGTTTTTTGGCGCGTTGTCTTAAAGCAATAATATTTCCAATATCACTATATAAATTCAATTTATCTGACATAAAATGATAAATAGTCAATTCATGCATATTATGATTGACCTCCTTCAAATGAACGATTTAATTGTTCAAGCATAGGTGCTAATGACGTATAGTTGGGAATAGCAACTGTAAATCCTTTATAATCCATTGTCTTTGCCGTCGCTTTATAAATATCACGTTCAACAATAATTGGTACTTCAACTTCAGCTAACTTCAATCGCAATTGTAGTTCTTCTGCTCGAGTTCCTGTCACGATGATAGCTTCGATATGTTGTTTTGATAATTTTTCAAAATCTGCATCATATATCCATGAAGTATCACGTCCATCGGCAGCATTGTCGTTTAAAGATATAACATATACTTTTTCGCCTTCTAATTGCTCACCTACAGATAAACTTGCATTCATTCCTGCAGGGTTTTTAGCTAAGTTTATCATCGCTTCTTTATTTCCTTTTTTAAAATACTGCATGCGACCGTTGTCTGATGTATATGTTTCAAATCCATTCTTAATTGCTCGTTCATTAAGTCCTAACTCTCTTAATACAGTATATGCTGCTAATGCATTATACGCATTAAAGTCGCCTGCGATTTTCATATCATATTTTTCACCATTAATATTTAAATGTAAAAACGGCGCAACTTCAAAATTTGAAATCTCATATTTAGCTTGTTCTCTTTTGAAACCACACTGACAGTGATAATGTCCGATTTGATTGTAATGGATATAATCATATTGCAATAAACGACCACAGTTTGGACAATAGCGACTTTCATTCATCGTACTTTGTTCAAATTCATGTGCATGTGCTTTCATACCATAATACACAATTGCATCACTTGCAATTTTCAATCGGCTTACGAAAGGATCATCAGCATTTAGTAATAATTTTATACCTTTATTACTAATTGTCGTTGCAATGTTATTAACCATAATATCAATTTCACCGAATCGATCCATTTGATCTCTAAAGAAATTTGTAAATACCATCATAGAAGGTGTCACTTCTTTTAAAACACGTGGAATCGAACCTTCATCAATTTCGATTACCGCGATTTTAGTCTTCGGCGTTGACTGCATGATAAATGCTGACGTAATACCAGCTGCCATATTAGCACCTTCATTATTGTGTATGATTTCAATATTATTTGCTTTTAAAGTATGTCCAATTAAGTTTGAAGTTGTTGTTTTACCGTTTGTTCCACTAATAAATACAATATCATCAACTTGTTCAGCTAATTTTCTTAATATATTTGTATCCACTCTTCTAGCGATTTGTCCTGGTAAATCAGTGCCTTTTTTGCCTACCGCTCTACTTGCTTTACGCGCCAACTTCGCTAGATGGATTGCCGTCCACTGTCTCATGTGTTTCCTCCTCTAATTTCCACTCGCATCATTATAACATGATAAGGCAACTTCAAAAAAGTTTCTCAATCATAAATCAGCATATCGATTCTAATTTATAATCATTCTCATTCAGATAATTAAAAATGATATTTATTCTCAATCAAACATCACTAAATGATATATTTTCTCAATTAGATCGCAAATTTTAGGTATTAAATTATAATTATTATTATTTACAATTGAGAATGAGTTTGTTATACTAAGTTTAATTCATAATAATTTTAATTTACAAATAAGAGGTGTCTAACAATGTTAAGTAAAGATTTATTAGAAGCTTTAAACGATCAAATGAACCATGAATATTTTGCAGCACACGCATATATGGCAATGGCAGCATACTGTGATAAAGAATCATACGAAGGCTTTGCAAACTTTTTCATTCAACAAGCTAAAGAAGAACGTTTCCATGGTCATAAAATTTATAATTATATTAATGACAGAGGCGCACATGCAGAATTCAGAGATATTCCTGCACCAAAAATTGATTTTTCAAGCATTTTAGAAACTTTCAAAGATAGTTTATCTCAAGAGCAAGAAGTAACTAGACGTTTTTACAACTTATCAGAAATTGCTCGTCAAGATAAAGACTATGCAACTATTTCATTCTTAAACTGGTTCTTAGATGAGCAAGTAGAAGAAGAAGCAATGTTTGAAACACATATCAACTACTTAACTCGTATTGGTGATGATAGCAATGCATTATATCTTTATGAAAAAGAATTAGGCGCACGTACTTTTGACGAAGAATAATTAACAAACTATATTAACAGACAGATAAATATCATATGACATGATAGACATTTGGGTTTCTATTAAACACCCAATGTCTATATTATTTTGTATTGCGGAGATCTTTAGATTTATTTTCTAAATCATTGATCTGCGTTTTTTTATTTGTCAAAATCAAAAAAGTCGCACAGATAAAAAGCGATTAAACTTTTATATCCATCCGACTTGATCATAAGAACTTTTTTAATTCTTTACTATATTATTATTTAGAGCCTTCAATATTAAATCTTCTCGGGTAATTTAGTTTCTTATTTCTTGTATATACCTTGTTAACTGATTTATCTCTACTGGCTTTGTTTGAATGCGATTGTTAATCAATGTGTAGTATGGATTATTTTTGTCGTAATAACACCAATTGGAATGATCTATATTTTTCGGCACACCATATTTTGCAAAAGTTGACCATGCATATTGCATTTTATAAGAAATCTCTTTGTCAATTTCGTCATAATCTTCTTCAGGTGTTAAATTTCCAAATATATATTTTATCTCAGAAGTATGTTTAGCCAACTCATTGTTCATTTTAGCCTTAGGTGAAACTCTTGCGAAGTGATAATAATATATATGTTCACACAACTTCTCTAAACGTTTTATAGTTGCTAAACAAGGTTCAAACCAAATAACAGTGGTAAAAACTTTATCTAATGCTTTATAATTTGAATAATTATGCTGTTTAAAGTATGACAAAATGAGTTCTTTCTTGCTATTAGCCAAAGTATCTACCATATTCAATAATACTTCTTCAGGATATGTTTTATTTGGTTTTATAAAATATCTAGCTTCGTTTTCAACACATCCAATTAATACCGGTATATCTTTCGATAATGCAGGGAAATGTGATTTCGAAATAATCTCTCCATCTTGAACTTGATTCCATACTAAATTTGCAGGCGTATGAACTTGTCCACTAGGTGGTGTTACTCCAGAATACTTAGTCGAAATATCTAATATGCGTTCAGTAGACACACTTTGAAGTTCTTCTAGCTTATGACTACCTAGCTCTTCAAACATTTTACTTGTTTGCTTAGCTACTTTTTCGTAAGTAGGTTCTTCTGAGAACACATACTTTTCAAATCCGGCACTTTGAATGATTGCTTTATGAAATAAACCTTTTGCATTTTCCGCTGATAATAAATATCTTACTGCCTGTGCTCCAGCTGATTCTCCAAATATTGTTACATTGTCAGGATTACCACCAAATTTTCGTATATTGTTAGCAACCCATTTTAATGCTGCAATTTGGTCCAAAACAGCAAAATTACAGCCGATATTTGGATCAGCAATATAGCCGAATGCACCTAACCTATAATTAAATGTAACAACTGTCACTCCATTTTGTGCTAATTTCTCTCCATCAAAGGCATCTTCAGACCCTGCACCACCAAGATTACCACCGCCATGTATCCATACCATAACGGGTTGTTCAGCAGTTTCATCAATTGTTGTAGACCACACATTTAAGTATAAGCAATCTTCACTTTGCTTTTCAGTACGTAAATTGAAGCTAGCACCACCTACTTGTGGACACGCAGGACCAAATTCATTTGCCAGATAAATGCCTTCCCATTTTTGTGGAGGTCTCGGCGCCTTCCATCTTAAATTACTTACAGGTGGTTCAGCATATGGAATTCCTAAAAAATGATATGTATTCTTTTGATAATAACCTTGAATCAATCCGCTTTCAATTTTAAGCAAGAATAAATCATCTCTTTCAAAAAAACTATATATTTTTAAAGCAAAATCATTATGATATATCTCAATTTTAATGTAAAGTTATAAGCATGAAACTTATCTTTAAGGAGCTGTAATATACAAAATGAACAATGCATTTGTCGCACTTGACTTTGAAACAGCAAATGGGAAACGTACTAGTATTTGTTCTGTCGGTATGGTAAAAGTCATTGATAGTCAAATAACAGAAACGTTTCATACACTTGTGAACCCACAAGATTATTTTTCACAACAAAATATCAAAGTCCATGGCATTCAACCTGAAGATGTTGAAAGCGCACCTACATTCGACTTTGTATTTCCATATATGATGAAATTCATTGCAGATTTACCGGTTGTCGCACATAATGCTGCTTTTGATATGAACGTTTTACATCAAAGCATACAAAATATTGGTTTGCCGACACCAAATTTAACTTATTTTTGTAGCTATCAACTCGCTAAAAGAACAGTCGATTCTTATCGATACGGTTTGAAACATATGATGGAATTTTACCAATTAGATTTTCATGGTCATCACGATGCCTTAAATGATGCAAAAGCGTGTGCAATGATTACCTTTAGATTATTGAAAAACTATGAGAATTTAACACATGTAACAAATATATATGGTAAAAATTTAAAAGATAAAGGCTAGATGTATATAAAATGCCCTGTAAAATTGACACTTTTTTAACGACAATTTTACAGGGCGTTTGTTTAAATAAAATCATATATTGTCATATTTTTAAATGTTGATTGTTCAAGGTTACCTACTGTAACACCAATAAGACGTATTGGTACATCTGGATCTTTTAAATCATTGTAAAGTAAATATGCAATGTTATAGATATCATTTTCAGAACTTACCGAATCTCTCAAACTCATTTGCTTAGACAAAGTTTCAAATTGATAGGTTTTAATTTTTACTGTCACTGTCTTAGCCGATTTCTGTAATTTATTAAGACGTTCAGCAGTTTTACCTGATAATTCCCATACTTTCCTCAAGATTTCTCCATCATCATTAACATCAGTGGCAAATGTTCGTTCAGTACCTACTGACTTTCTCACTCTTGTTGATTTTACTTCACTATGATCAATTCCACGCGCTTTATTATATAAACCTCGACCTCGTTTTCCAAACAAATGAATTAATTCAAACTCACTTTTATTATATAAATCTTTTCCAGTAAAAATACCATGATCATGCATTACTTTTTTAGAAGCCTTACCAACTCCCGGAAAGTCTCCAATATCTAATGCCATTAATATGTCATGTACATTTCGATAATCGATTACAGTCATGCCATCAGGTTTATTCATCCCACTTGCTAATTTTGCTAAAAATTTATTATAAGACACTCCTGCAGAAGCAGTTAATTGTGTTTGTTCTAAAATATCTTTTCTAATATACTGAGCAATTTTAGATGCAGGTAAATCTGGCCGTACAAGTTCCGTAATATCGAGATATGCTTCATCAAGAGACATCGGTTCAACTTTATCTGTATAACTTCGAAATATAGACATAATTTGTGCAGATGTTTCTCGGTAAGCACCAAAATTACTTGTGACAAAATATCCATTCGGACACAATTTATGTGCTTGCGACATTGGCATTGCTGAATGGACACCATATTTACGTGCTTCATATGATGCTGTTGAAACAACACCTCGATTACTTGCTTTTCCACCAACAATGACAGGTTTACCTTTTAATTTAGGATTATCTCTCATTTCAACTTGTGCAAAAAAATAATCCATATCTATATGAATAATTCGTCTTTCAGTCAAGTGCTCACCTCCGCTTCAAACATACCAGCAAAACTAAAAAGATCTCAATATAATTATACGCTGTATGCAACATTTTTACATGTATCGTGCACACAGCGATAACTACATTGAGATGACTAGATTTTTTGAAATCTAACGAAATTTCAGTGATATGATATTTATAGTTTTATAGCAATTATTGGGAATTTAACTACTTTATATTATAAATGTCATTACACTTAATTCTATTACTGTACTGGTTTTTGATGATATAAGTAAATGCTATCTTTATCTTGTTGCACATATTTAAAATTACTAGTTATCGTAAGTGCGACAAGCAAAATATCTATAAGACAATAAGCTGTATGAATACTAAACATAAAGATAAGTGAAGAATAACCAAATGATTTAATTAAAATGAGCAACACGCTGCTTAGGATAAGCAATGGAGATAACATTATAATTGAAAATTGCCATTTGTTAAAACATGCATCTGCGGTTTGAAATAACATTCTATCTTTTTTGATATTAAACATTGGCTTACTATCTTTTTTAAATACAATAAATAATACTCTATGGATGAGTTCATGTAAAATTAGTAATACTATAAAACCAGCAAATCCATAAATGATATTGATAATTATATTTTGATCGACAACCGCTGTCACACCTAAAGCCCATTTATACGTAAATAAAATTACAAATAATGCAATGACAAGTTGTAAAACGACAAATCTTCGCATTCGAAAATTATTAGTTGATAAATCGATTTTATGCATTGCCAACCCTCCCAATAATGACGTTCGTATCTCTTCTTAATGTAAGTATACATTGTCATATTTAATTTAAATAGTTCATATCAAGAAAGTAAATTGGCTGTAATAAAATCTTAATAAAAGACATTTTGTCATTACAAATCATGCTACAATGTTTCTCAAATCTGTGCTATTTCAATTTGAACAACGCAACTGTTTCAACATGTGTTGTTTGTGGAAACATATCTACTGGTGTTACCTCTTCTAATTGATACTTTTCAGCTAATAACAAAGCATCACGTTGTTGTGTCGATGGGTTACATGAAATATATACAATTCGTTTTGGTTCTAATGTGAGCAATGTCTGAATAAACGTTTCATCACAGCCCTTTCTTGGCGGATCAACCATAACAACATCTGGTTTAATTCCATCTGCCTTCCATTTTAAAATAACTTCTTCAGCTTTCCCACAGACAAAAGTTGTATTATTGCATTGGTTTATAGTCGCATTGTGTTGTGCATCTTCAATCGCAGAAGGAACAACTTCAACACCGTAAACATGTTTAGCATGTGGTGCCATGTATAAGCCAATTGTCCCTATACCACAATAAGTATCTAATACGACTTCATTACCTGTTAATTGTGCATAATCAATTGCTTTGTTATATAATTTCTCAGTCTGTTCTGAATTGATTTGATAAAAAGATTGATCACTAATTTCAAATGTACTTTCAGATAATTGATCAACGATTGTATCTTTACCATATAATGTTATAGATTGACGCCCCATAATAACATTAGAATGGCTATCATTTATATTTTGTTTAATGCTCGTGACGTTAGGAAATGCTTGTAACAGTCTCTGTATAACAGCGTCCTTTTGTGGCCACTTTTTACCATTAGTAACGAAAATAATCATCATATCATCAGTATGATATCCGGTTCTAACAACTAGATGTCTTATTAGACCTTTTCTTAATTGTTCCTGATAAATGCTAATATTTAATTCATTTAAAATTGATTTAACTACATTCATAACTTCTTGGTATTGTGTATCTTGAATCAGGCAACTTTCCATATCAATAATGTCATGGCTTCTTTGACGATAAAAGCCCATAATAACTTGTTCTTGCTGGTTTTTACCAACAGGAATTTGTGATTTATTTCTATATCTCCATGGATTATTCATACCAATCGTATCGTTGATTGTCACATTTTCAAAATGCGCTTTACGCTGAAATAAATTTATTACTTGTTCTTTTTTCATTGCGAGCTGCGCTTCATATGATAAATGTTGAAGTTGACAT
This is a stretch of genomic DNA from Staphylococcus roterodami. It encodes these proteins:
- a CDS encoding type 1 glutamine amidotransferase gives rise to the protein MHELTIYHFMSDKLNLYSDIGNIIALRQRAKKRNIKVNVVEINETEGITFDDCDIFFIGGGSDREQALATKELSKIKAPLKEAIEDGMPGLTVCGGYQFLGTKYITPDGTELEGLGILDFYTESKTSRLTGDIVIESDTFGTIVGFENHGGRTYHNFGTLGQVTFGYGNNDEDKKEGIHYKNLLGTYLHGPILPKNYEITDYLLEKACERKGIPFEPKEIDNEAEIQAKQVLIDRANKQK
- the murT gene encoding lipid II isoglutaminyl synthase subunit MurT — its product is MRQWTAIHLAKLARKASRAVGKKGTDLPGQIARRVDTNILRKLAEQVDDIVFISGTNGKTTTSNLIGHTLKANNIEIIHNNEGANMAAGITSAFIMQSTPKTKIAVIEIDEGSIPRVLKEVTPSMMVFTNFFRDQMDRFGEIDIMVNNIATTISNKGIKLLLNADDPFVSRLKIASDAIVYYGMKAHAHEFEQSTMNESRYCPNCGRLLQYDYIHYNQIGHYHCQCGFKREQAKYEISNFEVAPFLHLNINGEKYDMKIAGDFNAYNALAAYTVLRELGLNERAIKNGFETYTSDNGRMQYFKKGNKEAMINLAKNPAGMNASLSVGEQLEGEKVYVISLNDNAADGRDTSWIYDADFEKLSKQHIEAIIVTGTRAEELQLRLKLAEVEVPIIVERDIYKATAKTMDYKGFTVAIPNYTSLAPMLEQLNRSFEGGQS
- the ftnA gene encoding H-type ferritin FtnA, translated to MLSKDLLEALNDQMNHEYFAAHAYMAMAAYCDKESYEGFANFFIQQAKEERFHGHKIYNYINDRGAHAEFRDIPAPKIDFSSILETFKDSLSQEQEVTRRFYNLSEIARQDKDYATISFLNWFLDEQVEEEAMFETHINYLTRIGDDSNALYLYEKELGARTFDEE
- a CDS encoding carboxylesterase family protein, giving the protein MLKIESGLIQGYYQKNTYHFLGIPYAEPPVSNLRWKAPRPPQKWEGIYLANEFGPACPQVGGASFNLRTEKQSEDCLYLNVWSTTIDETAEQPVMVWIHGGGNLGGAGSEDAFDGEKLAQNGVTVVTFNYRLGAFGYIADPNIGCNFAVLDQIAALKWVANNIRKFGGNPDNVTIFGESAGAQAVRYLLSAENAKGLFHKAIIQSAGFEKYVFSEEPTYEKVAKQTSKMFEELGSHKLEELQSVSTERILDISTKYSGVTPPSGQVHTPANLVWNQVQDGEIISKSHFPALSKDIPVLIGCVENEARYFIKPNKTYPEEVLLNMVDTLANSKKELILSYFKQHNYSNYKALDKVFTTVIWFEPCLATIKRLEKLCEHIYYYHFARVSPKAKMNNELAKHTSEIKYIFGNLTPEEDYDEIDKEISYKMQYAWSTFAKYGVPKNIDHSNWCYYDKNNPYYTLINNRIQTKPVEINQLTRYIQEIRN
- a CDS encoding 3'-5' exonuclease, encoding MNNAFVALDFETANGKRTSICSVGMVKVIDSQITETFHTLVNPQDYFSQQNIKVHGIQPEDVESAPTFDFVFPYMMKFIADLPVVAHNAAFDMNVLHQSIQNIGLPTPNLTYFCSYQLAKRTVDSYRYGLKHMMEFYQLDFHGHHDALNDAKACAMITFRLLKNYENLTHVTNIYGKNLKDKG
- the dinB gene encoding DNA polymerase IV, with protein sequence MTERRIIHIDMDYFFAQVEMRDNPKLKGKPVIVGGKASNRGVVSTASYEARKYGVHSAMPMSQAHKLCPNGYFVTSNFGAYRETSAQIMSIFRSYTDKVEPMSLDEAYLDITELVRPDLPASKIAQYIRKDILEQTQLTASAGVSYNKFLAKLASGMNKPDGMTVIDYRNVHDILMALDIGDFPGVGKASKKVMHDHGIFTGKDLYNKSEFELIHLFGKRGRGLYNKARGIDHSEVKSTRVRKSVGTERTFATDVNDDGEILRKVWELSGKTAERLNKLQKSAKTVTVKIKTYQFETLSKQMSLRDSVSSENDIYNIAYLLYNDLKDPDVPIRLIGVTVGNLEQSTFKNMTIYDFI
- a CDS encoding DUF3267 domain-containing protein codes for the protein MHKIDLSTNNFRMRRFVVLQLVIALFVILFTYKWALGVTAVVDQNIIINIIYGFAGFIVLLILHELIHRVLFIVFKKDSKPMFNIKKDRMLFQTADACFNKWQFSIIMLSPLLILSSVLLILIKSFGYSSLIFMFSIHTAYCLIDILLVALTITSNFKYVQQDKDSIYLYHQKPVQ
- the rlmD gene encoding 23S rRNA (uracil(1939)-C(5))-methyltransferase RlmD; the protein is MQAIAKNDIKTGTVVDLTHEGHGVVKIDRFPIFIPQALINEQIEYKVIKVKKNFAIGKLLTVNTESEQRVEPPCIYYERCGGCQLQHLSYEAQLAMKKEQVINLFQRKAHFENVTINDTIGMNNPWRYRNKSQIPVGKNQQEQVIMGFYRQRSHDIIDMESCLIQDTQYQEVMNVVKSILNELNISIYQEQLRKGLIRHLVVRTGYHTDDMMIIFVTNGKKWPQKDAVIQRLLQAFPNVTSIKQNINDSHSNVIMGRQSITLYGKDTIVDQLSESTFEISDQSFYQINSEQTEKLYNKAIDYAQLTGNEVVLDTYCGIGTIGLYMAPHAKHVYGVEVVPSAIEDAQHNATINQCNNTTFVCGKAEEVILKWKADGIKPDVVMVDPPRKGCDETFIQTLLTLEPKRIVYISCNPSTQQRDALLLAEKYQLEEVTPVDMFPQTTHVETVALFKLK